A single genomic interval of Candidatus Macondimonas diazotrophica harbors:
- a CDS encoding methyltransferase domain-containing protein — MTDRPVDWTLAPHRLDDRAVRHRYARAGKGLAHSVLLTEARSRLLERLDYMRLAPRWVVDLGSASGAGARALARRYPHARVVAVDVSRSRLAQVAPMRRMRLPFWKRPPHGVQADVPSMPLTSDSVDLVFSNLMLCALTDPEPVFAEVARILRPGGLFLFTTLGPDTFQEFRRAWAAVDDEPHVHPFLDMHDVGDALVRARLADPVMDVERLTFTYPDFPALFGDLRQAGWGNSLIARHRGLTGRRRFESMQRHYLAQCPNESLELSMELVYGHAWAPDRSASTPRDHEVSVPLSSLRRNPRTRI, encoded by the coding sequence ATGACCGACCGTCCGGTGGACTGGACGCTGGCGCCGCATCGACTGGATGATCGCGCAGTGCGACACCGCTACGCGCGTGCGGGGAAAGGATTGGCACACAGCGTCCTGCTGACCGAAGCGCGCAGTCGCCTGCTGGAGCGGCTTGATTACATGCGGCTGGCGCCGCGCTGGGTGGTTGATCTGGGCAGTGCCTCGGGCGCCGGTGCCCGTGCCCTGGCGCGGCGCTATCCCCATGCACGCGTCGTCGCCGTAGATGTCAGTCGGTCGCGCCTGGCGCAGGTTGCGCCGATGCGCCGCATGCGGCTTCCATTCTGGAAAAGGCCGCCGCATGGCGTTCAGGCCGATGTGCCCAGCATGCCGCTGACCAGTGACAGCGTCGATCTGGTGTTCTCCAATCTGATGCTCTGCGCACTCACCGACCCGGAACCCGTGTTTGCCGAAGTGGCGCGTATTCTGCGACCCGGGGGTCTGTTCCTGTTCACGACCCTGGGGCCGGATACCTTCCAGGAATTTCGCCGTGCGTGGGCTGCAGTGGATGACGAGCCGCATGTCCATCCATTCCTGGACATGCACGACGTCGGCGATGCGCTGGTCCGGGCACGGCTGGCCGATCCGGTGATGGACGTGGAACGGCTGACCTTCACCTATCCCGACTTTCCAGCCTTGTTCGGTGATCTGCGCCAGGCCGGATGGGGGAACTCGCTCATTGCGCGGCACCGGGGACTGACCGGAAGGCGGCGTTTCGAATCCATGCAACGGCACTATCTCGCACAATGCCCGAATGAATCGCTGGAACTCAGCATGGAACTGGTCTACGGGCATGCCTGGGCGCCGGATCGGTCCGCTTCGACACCCCGGGACCACGAGGTGTCGGTGCCGCTGTCGAGCCTGCGTCGCAACCCCAGGACACGGATCTGA
- the bioD gene encoding dethiobiotin synthase encodes MMTNGWFVTGTDTEIGKTHVSSGLLRLFASQGLKVAGFKPVATGCALTPCGLRNDDALALMRASTVDVPYDLVNPCAFVPPIAPHLAAEAAGVEICPDRILGAFSTLADRADLVVAEGAGGWRVPLGDDWEMADLARRLGMPVILVVGMRLGCLNHALLSAQAIGGQLCGWVANHLERDMAAGAGNLATLQARMPVPCLGVIPYDGPAEAHLNPVLLQSTLGGRSG; translated from the coding sequence ATGATGACAAACGGCTGGTTCGTTACGGGAACGGATACGGAGATCGGCAAGACGCATGTCTCGAGCGGTCTGTTGCGCCTGTTCGCGTCGCAAGGCCTGAAGGTGGCCGGGTTCAAGCCGGTGGCAACGGGCTGCGCCCTTACGCCTTGCGGACTGCGCAACGATGATGCGCTGGCCCTAATGCGGGCCAGCACGGTCGATGTGCCCTATGATCTCGTCAATCCCTGCGCGTTCGTGCCACCCATCGCACCGCACCTGGCTGCCGAGGCGGCGGGGGTCGAAATCTGTCCTGATCGGATCTTGGGCGCATTCAGCACGTTGGCCGATCGAGCCGATCTGGTGGTGGCCGAAGGCGCCGGCGGATGGCGGGTGCCACTCGGTGACGATTGGGAAATGGCGGATCTTGCCAGGCGGCTCGGTATGCCCGTGATCCTGGTGGTTGGCATGCGGTTGGGCTGTCTGAACCATGCGCTGCTATCTGCACAGGCTATCGGTGGCCAGCTGTGTGGCTGGGTTGCCAATCACCTCGAGCGCGATATGGCGGCTGGAGCGGGCAATCTGGCCACACTGCAGGCGCGCATGCCGGTGCCGTGTCTGGGTGTCATTCCATACGACGGACCTGCCGAGGCCCACCTGAATCCGGTGCTGCTCCAGTCCACGCTGGGCGGACGCAGTGGGTAA
- a CDS encoding DUF2244 domain-containing protein, producing the protein MDSPSAPLAEQPFCCVIAPDGSLTPRTAWVFGLLACAPLVIGAVWAGMMGLWPILPFAGLESLAVILTLRHCLRRNAYRQVVRIESGRIRVESGRRGPEQVAVFEQVWARIRLDAAAEPSRLWLVSRGERLELGRGLSEFERRRLAKRLKEVVRPGL; encoded by the coding sequence ATGGACTCCCCCAGTGCGCCTTTGGCGGAACAGCCATTTTGCTGTGTCATCGCTCCGGATGGCTCCCTGACGCCCAGAACTGCTTGGGTATTTGGCTTGCTCGCTTGTGCCCCGTTGGTGATCGGGGCCGTATGGGCTGGGATGATGGGGCTTTGGCCTATTCTTCCCTTTGCCGGGCTTGAAAGTCTTGCGGTCATTCTGACTCTGCGGCATTGTCTGCGCCGTAATGCGTACCGGCAGGTGGTGCGGATCGAGTCGGGACGCATCCGGGTTGAATCCGGCCGTCGAGGCCCAGAGCAGGTTGCCGTTTTCGAACAAGTATGGGCACGCATTCGTCTGGACGCCGCAGCAGAGCCTTCCCGGCTGTGGTTGGTCAGCCGGGGTGAACGGCTCGAACTGGGCCGTGGCCTGAGTGAATTCGAACGGCGGCGGTTGGCGAAACGATTGAAAGAAGTGGTGAGGCCGGGATTGTGA
- the coxB gene encoding cytochrome c oxidase subunit II, giving the protein MIGERMRSKAMSVVLAATTTLVGIGSAHAEMRYNMPEGVTEISRGVHDLHMAMFWICVAIGALVFSAMLYSIIRHRKSSGAEPAHFHENTAIELIWTIIPFAILVVMTIPAAGMLIKMDDTSSPDMTIKITGYQWKWHYDYLDENVSFYSALAQDSNAARQLGAQIDLESVDHYLLNVDHPVVVPIGQKIRFLITSNDVIHAWWVPELAVKKDAVPGFINEFWTQIDVPGVYRGQCAELCGRDHGFMPVVVEAKTPEDYAAWLEAQRAENPQQTAMNAESTIVAAR; this is encoded by the coding sequence ATGATAGGTGAGCGGATGCGCAGCAAAGCGATGTCGGTGGTTCTGGCGGCCACGACGACTTTAGTGGGAATCGGGAGTGCGCATGCCGAAATGCGATACAACATGCCCGAAGGTGTCACCGAGATCAGCCGCGGCGTGCATGATCTGCATATGGCGATGTTCTGGATCTGTGTGGCGATCGGTGCACTGGTCTTCTCCGCAATGCTCTATTCGATCATTCGGCACCGCAAATCCTCTGGCGCCGAGCCTGCCCACTTTCATGAAAACACCGCGATCGAATTGATCTGGACGATCATCCCGTTTGCCATTCTGGTCGTGATGACGATTCCGGCCGCTGGCATGTTGATCAAGATGGACGACACCAGCTCGCCTGACATGACCATCAAGATTACCGGGTATCAGTGGAAGTGGCACTACGACTACCTCGATGAGAACGTGTCGTTCTATAGCGCGCTGGCTCAGGATAGCAATGCGGCCCGCCAGCTGGGTGCACAGATCGATCTGGAGTCGGTCGATCATTACCTGCTTAACGTGGATCATCCGGTCGTCGTCCCGATTGGCCAAAAGATTCGCTTCCTGATCACCTCAAACGATGTCATTCATGCGTGGTGGGTTCCCGAACTGGCCGTGAAGAAAGATGCTGTTCCCGGCTTCATCAACGAATTCTGGACGCAAATCGATGTGCCCGGTGTGTACCGTGGACAGTGCGCCGAACTATGCGGGCGCGATCATGGCTTCATGCCCGTTGTCGTCGAGGCGAAGACGCCTGAAGACTATGCGGCTTGGCTCGAGGCGCAGCGCGCCGAGAATCCGCAGCAGACCGCGATGAATGCCGAATCAACCATCGTCGCTGCCCGATGA